One window from the genome of Bradyrhizobium xenonodulans encodes:
- the trbJ gene encoding P-type conjugative transfer protein TrbJ, with protein sequence MSRRRLGLAISIVAVSLLATAPSRAQWIVFDPNNYVQNVLTAARELQQINNQITSLQNEAQMLINQAKNLASLPYSSLQQLQSSIQRTQQLLSQAQRIGYDVQQIDRAFATSYGPATASQSDSALIAGAQSRWQDSVAGFQDALRVQAGVVGNLDTNRIQTSALVSSSQGASGALQATQAGNQILALQAQQLADLTASVAAQGRAQSLESARRAAAQDQGREQLRRFLTGGQGYQSSNVQMFH encoded by the coding sequence ATGAGCCGTCGTCGTCTCGGTCTGGCGATCAGCATCGTTGCTGTCTCGCTTCTGGCAACCGCGCCCAGCCGGGCGCAATGGATCGTCTTTGATCCCAACAACTACGTCCAGAATGTCCTGACGGCGGCACGAGAGCTGCAGCAGATCAACAATCAGATCACCTCGTTGCAGAACGAGGCGCAAATGTTGATCAACCAGGCGAAGAACCTGGCAAGCTTGCCATATTCCTCGCTGCAGCAGCTTCAGAGCTCGATTCAACGCACCCAGCAGCTTCTCAGCCAGGCCCAGCGCATCGGCTATGACGTGCAGCAGATCGATCGGGCCTTCGCCACCAGCTACGGACCGGCAACCGCCAGCCAATCCGATTCAGCGTTGATCGCAGGTGCGCAATCGCGCTGGCAGGACTCAGTCGCGGGATTTCAGGACGCGCTTCGTGTGCAAGCCGGCGTTGTCGGAAATCTCGACACAAACCGCATTCAGACCTCAGCACTGGTGAGCTCAAGCCAGGGTGCAAGCGGGGCCCTGCAGGCCACGCAAGCCGGGAACCAGATCCTCGCACTCCAGGCGCAGCAGCTCGCCGACTTGACCGCTTCCGTGGCGGCGCAAGGCAGGGCTCAATCGCTCGAATCTGCGCGACGCGCCGCTGCTCAGGACCAAGGTCGCGAGCAGCTTCGCCGCTTTCTGACGGGTGGTCAGGGCTATCAATCCTCCAACGTGCAGATGTTTCATTGA